DNA sequence from the Ferroacidibacillus organovorans genome:
GTGATACCCACTCCTCGGCTTCATAGCGGGCGATCATACTGGCATGAAAGAGCAAACACGTCCAGATGAATGGCTCTGGAAGAAAAGGGATTTCGTGATGGATCGCGGGTGGAATAAAGACCGTATTGCCTATCCCAAGAGTTTTGAAAGTTCTCCTGCAACGCAGTGGATGCTCGATTTGCTGCAATTCGTGATTTCTTACTAATGATTCATTCTGTGCAAAACGGACTTCAGACGGGCAGGTCTCACACGAATCACTTCTGCCATTCTGTATAAAGAGAATCTCGATTTCTTCTTGGGTCATCTGGCATCGTTTAGGCAGATCCGCAGCCAATGTAAACTGGGTGCCAAAAACGCTGTCTTTGCTTTTTCGCTCGATTGCATAGGGAGATGTCCGGCGCGAGCGATTCATGATCAGTTGCAGATCGTCCACCTCTGGGATACAACCCCATAGTTCATCAATTTTAAATGCGCAGTCTTGTTCAGCTTTTAAAAGAGGCTTTAGATTAACCGAATCAAAGGTCATGAGCCAGTCCAGCATGGCTCCCCTACGTTTTAAGTAAATGCGATCACGCCAATACTCTTGGTTTGTCGTTTTTTTTCGCGCTGTGCTTAGTCCGTGTTGCGTGGAGTTTGTTGTCTTTGATGTTCTGTGGTGAAGCAGAACGATGGCCTTGGTGTAGTTGAGTATTCCATAGTAGAGAAGGAGGGGGCGAAGTGCGATTGTACCTCTCTCTGCCTGGACAAAATAGGTTCTGCCCATCCTTAACAACGATGAGAGTCGATACGACACGTCCATGCGTTCCTCTCGTTTTATGCGTTCATTGTCTTTTAGAAATACGCGTGCGCCTGCAGGCAGTTCCAAGGTGGAGAGTAGATCTGGAAATTCAAAAGGAACATTTAATTCCATACGGTTGACACCACTCCATACGCTCGTTAGACTTACTCGTAATATCCGCCAGTGTACGCGTGTGGTATACAAAGAATAGGAGGGTTTCTTGTGCCATTTGACGCACAAAAGTTTTCCATAGAGGGACTGACATTCGACGACGTGCTGCTTAGACCTGCAAAATCGGATGTTCTTCCAAGAGATGTGGATACGTCCACACGTTTGACACGCAAGATTCGTTTAAATATTCCCCTCATGAGTGCCAGCATGGATACAGTCACGGAGTCCAAATTGGCGATTGCCATCGCGCGTGAAGGTGGCATTGGTATCATCCACAAGAATTTGACGATTGAACAACAGGCAGAAGAGATCGACAGGGTGAAGCGCTCCGAGAGTGGTGTAATTACAGACCCCATCTATCTGACTGCAGATCATCAGATCCACGATGCTGAAGAAATTATGGCGAAATATCGCATTTCTGGGGTACCCATTGTCGATGAGAACATGAAGCTGATCGGTATCCTTACCAACCGCGATTTGAGATTTGAAAAAAATTATTCACGTCTCATTGGTGATGTAATGACACGAGAGCGTCTCGTGACAGCCCCGGTAGGAACAACACTTGAGCAGGCAAAAGAAATTCTACAACATCACAAAGTTGAAAAACTCCCCATTGTTGATGAACATAACACCTTAAAAGGGCTCATTACGATTAAAGACATTGAGAAGGCAAAACAATTTCCGCTTGCGGCAAAAGACAGCCAAGGGAGATTGCTGGTAGGCGCCGCCGTCTCTACAGGTTCAGACGCTTTTGGGCGTGTGAGGGCG
Encoded proteins:
- a CDS encoding YaaC family protein, which produces MELNVPFEFPDLLSTLELPAGARVFLKDNERIKREERMDVSYRLSSLLRMGRTYFVQAERGTIALRPLLLYYGILNYTKAIVLLHHRTSKTTNSTQHGLSTARKKTTNQEYWRDRIYLKRRGAMLDWLMTFDSVNLKPLLKAEQDCAFKIDELWGCIPEVDDLQLIMNRSRRTSPYAIERKSKDSVFGTQFTLAADLPKRCQMTQEEIEILFIQNGRSDSCETCPSEVRFAQNESLVRNHELQQIEHPLRCRRTFKTLGIGNTVFIPPAIHHEIPFLPEPFIWTCLLFHASMIARYEAEEWVSLVGEDSSVETLMMKRLCTLVIREFPHYLIEQIIGSRQSETS